One segment of Niveibacterium microcysteis DNA contains the following:
- a CDS encoding glycosyltransferase family 4 protein, translated as MQSIAWDLFREFAREGHEVTVLTTRIAGEPFGESTRDGVRVVALEGTTAERCDKAWWRLSATWFEANHQRFDAVLSISSAAASIAEKRALAPTMPFLFQAHGTSWGEIVSKWRTGRPLQWAKSMRNVYWLFKDALIYRRFDHVVLVGDVLANQFSSAPVAWYARGVPTRLIRNGIDTQRFRPDSAVRKQIRTELGWNEADRVVAFAARMHPQKGGESTLKAFAEMAADSHRRLLMIGDGEDLPRLRQLAATLGCADRVTFTGAVSRERVLALLAACDAFCFPSLRQEGLPMNVLEALACGLRPVCSDNMKDVFDSELPIAYAPPRDVHKIAAKLADALVHGCANASLLTPSYTLKHCASAYLDLLRGAR; from the coding sequence ATGCAATCGATCGCCTGGGATCTCTTCCGCGAATTCGCAAGAGAGGGTCATGAGGTCACTGTCCTCACGACGCGTATTGCTGGCGAGCCCTTTGGTGAGTCGACGCGTGATGGCGTCCGTGTTGTTGCACTCGAAGGCACAACAGCGGAACGTTGTGATAAGGCGTGGTGGCGTCTGAGTGCGACTTGGTTCGAAGCCAATCATCAGCGCTTCGACGCGGTCCTGAGCATCAGCTCCGCCGCCGCAAGCATTGCAGAAAAAAGGGCACTCGCGCCCACAATGCCGTTCTTGTTTCAGGCACACGGCACCTCCTGGGGCGAGATCGTTTCGAAGTGGCGCACCGGACGCCCGTTGCAATGGGCCAAGTCGATGCGAAACGTCTATTGGCTGTTCAAGGACGCACTGATCTATCGTCGGTTTGATCACGTCGTGCTGGTTGGTGACGTTTTGGCGAACCAGTTTTCCAGTGCGCCCGTCGCCTGGTACGCGCGCGGTGTCCCGACTCGCCTGATCCGCAATGGCATCGACACGCAACGATTCCGCCCGGACTCTGCTGTGCGCAAGCAGATCCGAACCGAACTGGGTTGGAACGAAGCGGATCGCGTCGTCGCTTTCGCGGCGCGCATGCACCCGCAGAAAGGCGGCGAATCGACACTCAAAGCGTTCGCCGAAATGGCGGCCGACAGCCACCGGCGTCTGCTGATGATCGGCGACGGCGAAGACCTGCCAAGGCTGCGCCAGCTCGCCGCTACCCTGGGCTGCGCTGACCGCGTGACCTTCACTGGTGCCGTGTCGCGCGAGCGCGTGCTGGCACTGCTAGCGGCATGCGACGCATTTTGCTTTCCTTCGCTCAGGCAGGAAGGCCTCCCGATGAACGTCCTTGAGGCGCTCGCATGTGGCCTACGGCCAGTCTGCTCGGACAACATGAAAGATGTGTTCGATTCAGAACTTCCGATCGCCTATGCGCCACCGCGCGACGTTCACAAGATCGCGGCGAAGCTCGCTGATGCGCTCGTGCATGGTTGTGCTAACGCGTCATTGCTGACGCCGAGTTACACGCTCAAGCACTGCGCCTCCGCTTACCTTGACCTCCTACGGGGCGCCCGATGA
- a CDS encoding cellulase family glycosylhydrolase, with protein MMLCNIDKLPKRAALAMRFTLRATLAVVLLFTASISAVAAKDETPILGVCEHLWGAPTDLIDRTIDAAAAANLKVIRWDTPWKAVEVEKGKLVVPPLWDYIVDRARSKGVQSLMILDYGNKHYDQADKPVSPEAIEAFSRYAEFLARHFAGRVPYFQIWNEWDGRTGNTTPGSARDYARLVSVVYPKIKAVAPDSIVITGSFDSSAYDSLVGYGNKKRTLDDFLSMRETAVTGDAVAIHPYVVYRNGPMRSYDGFAQLLTAAVKRIRATPGFERKPIFITELGWTTASAHERGVSESDQKDYIVRGIKLAKDLGVAAVMLYELRDENTNPRDPEGAFGLLRHDWSPKPVYQSLKR; from the coding sequence ATGATGCTCTGCAATATCGACAAGCTTCCAAAGCGCGCCGCGCTGGCCATGCGATTCACGCTTCGGGCTACGCTGGCTGTGGTTCTTCTCTTCACGGCTTCGATTTCAGCTGTCGCTGCCAAGGATGAAACTCCCATCCTTGGCGTTTGTGAGCACCTCTGGGGAGCGCCGACGGATTTGATTGATCGAACAATTGACGCGGCCGCGGCGGCGAACCTCAAAGTCATTCGGTGGGATACCCCCTGGAAGGCGGTGGAGGTCGAAAAGGGAAAGCTTGTTGTTCCTCCGCTGTGGGATTACATCGTCGATCGCGCTCGGTCAAAAGGTGTCCAGTCCCTAATGATCCTCGATTACGGAAACAAGCACTACGATCAGGCCGACAAGCCTGTATCCCCTGAGGCGATTGAAGCGTTTTCCCGATACGCTGAGTTTCTGGCGCGCCATTTCGCCGGGCGCGTTCCTTACTTCCAGATATGGAACGAATGGGACGGGCGGACCGGCAATACGACTCCTGGAAGTGCACGTGACTATGCTCGCTTGGTCTCAGTCGTTTACCCGAAGATCAAGGCAGTCGCGCCGGACTCTATTGTGATTACCGGGAGCTTTGACTCCTCTGCATACGACAGTCTGGTCGGATATGGAAACAAGAAGCGGACTTTGGACGATTTCCTTAGTATGCGCGAGACAGCCGTTACCGGTGATGCGGTTGCAATTCATCCGTATGTCGTCTACCGGAACGGGCCTATGCGTTCGTACGACGGTTTTGCACAGTTGCTCACAGCGGCCGTGAAGCGCATCAGGGCTACACCGGGTTTCGAGCGTAAGCCGATATTCATTACGGAGCTTGGTTGGACGACAGCAAGCGCTCATGAGCGAGGGGTCAGCGAAAGCGACCAAAAAGACTACATCGTGCGTGGGATCAAGCTGGCGAAAGACCTCGGTGTTGCCGCTGTCATGCTCTACGAACTGAGAGACGAAAATACGAATCCTCGTGACCCTGAGGGAGCGTTTGGATTGCTTCGTCATGACTGGTCGCCCAAACCCGTATATCAGTCTCTGAAGCGCTGA
- the epsG gene encoding chain length determinant protein tyrosine kinase EpsG → MNPPSSIDEPARTHAQGAGRERSLGAILIDSGRLSADGAEKIIREQKAHGLRFGDAAIRLGLLTQDDVDFALARQFDYPYLGAGDTSLSENIVAAYRPTSAIVEQLRALRSQLMVRWFGDEPNQRALTVVSADRREGRSFIAANLAVVFSQLGERTLLIDADLRYPSQQALFKLDPRTPGLSSVLSGRANGEAIIRIPSLLGLSVLPAGALPPNPQELIARPQFGRLIERVCESFDVVIIDTPASDTAADFNVISSRAKASLVVARRDHTPEPKLNNLSKTLHAANVAVVGAVLNAY, encoded by the coding sequence ATGAACCCACCCAGCAGTATTGACGAACCGGCCCGCACGCACGCCCAAGGCGCCGGCAGAGAGCGCTCCTTGGGAGCGATCCTCATTGATTCGGGGCGGTTAAGTGCCGACGGGGCGGAGAAGATCATCCGAGAACAGAAGGCCCACGGCCTTCGTTTTGGCGATGCAGCGATCCGACTAGGCCTACTCACCCAAGACGACGTTGATTTCGCGCTCGCTCGCCAATTCGACTATCCGTACCTCGGCGCTGGCGATACTTCGCTTTCCGAGAATATCGTCGCCGCGTATAGGCCCACAAGCGCCATTGTTGAGCAATTACGGGCTCTAAGAAGTCAGCTCATGGTGCGTTGGTTTGGGGATGAGCCGAATCAACGTGCGCTCACAGTCGTAAGTGCTGACCGCCGTGAGGGTAGGAGCTTTATAGCGGCGAATTTGGCCGTGGTGTTCTCGCAGCTCGGCGAGCGCACCCTGCTCATCGACGCCGATCTGCGCTATCCGAGCCAGCAGGCTCTATTCAAACTGGATCCCCGGACCCCTGGCCTGTCGAGCGTGCTCTCGGGCAGGGCAAACGGCGAGGCGATAATCCGGATTCCGTCTTTGCTCGGGCTGTCTGTGCTGCCCGCAGGGGCGCTTCCACCGAACCCGCAGGAGCTCATTGCACGCCCGCAATTCGGACGGCTTATCGAAAGGGTGTGCGAGTCGTTTGACGTTGTAATCATCGATACACCTGCTTCGGATACGGCCGCGGACTTTAACGTGATTTCGTCGCGAGCGAAGGCTAGCCTCGTTGTTGCCCGTCGTGACCACACTCCTGAACCCAAACTGAATAATCTAAGCAAGACCTTGCATGCGGCAAACGTCGCCGTAGTTGGTGCGGTACTCAACGCCTATTGA
- a CDS encoding O-antigen ligase family protein, translating into MPAVHTPRPQIHAVPGAYFPSNAETHEARGRSRLSKFLLFATAVATYQIYFLPVLGTFFPISIFLIWACVPYINKLPEDRSVWIASVIYVVSIVLSIGWSSDFGAWANAVVYGFIYFIAFFAARSVADQAAMERILKTFVYFAAINAILVIVFRFLPSIEAAFLNSGAINLFKNPKRVANLVAFKPNVLDPLKAGGVFDNANTGAAFSLLCVGATLSVFDKINRTLRWFLLMLFIVAVGASGSKSAVIILVGGFALCTLFTLSAIKDPFLRVAIVCFGFAAGVAGIWGIEWLHSAATGSEFGQQTAQTSTYRALLLQIAAKAFFQHPILGLGFGGWGKVMEQYAFLFGVEDYWPPHNGVVLAWTESGVVGAVALVSACLIAMARLVKGMTKSDSRLRATGAFFALFCTFVMSLGDTFPLIGSQNAAVPLGVVVAWGLFSANRDSSR; encoded by the coding sequence ATGCCCGCCGTGCATACACCTCGACCGCAGATACATGCCGTGCCCGGCGCGTATTTTCCGTCCAACGCGGAAACACATGAGGCCCGAGGCCGATCTAGGCTATCGAAATTTCTGTTATTCGCGACGGCAGTCGCGACCTATCAGATCTACTTCCTGCCGGTACTTGGAACATTCTTCCCGATATCTATCTTCCTGATATGGGCCTGTGTTCCCTACATTAATAAGTTGCCCGAAGACCGTTCAGTTTGGATCGCGAGCGTGATATACGTTGTGTCGATTGTGCTGAGCATTGGGTGGTCTTCAGACTTTGGGGCATGGGCTAACGCCGTCGTATACGGATTTATCTATTTCATTGCATTCTTCGCGGCGCGTTCCGTGGCAGATCAAGCGGCCATGGAGAGAATCCTCAAAACTTTTGTCTACTTTGCGGCCATTAACGCAATTCTGGTTATCGTTTTCCGGTTTCTGCCGTCAATCGAAGCGGCGTTTCTTAACTCCGGAGCGATCAATCTGTTTAAGAACCCGAAGCGGGTCGCCAATCTTGTGGCATTTAAGCCAAACGTCCTGGACCCACTCAAAGCAGGTGGCGTCTTCGATAATGCCAATACCGGTGCCGCATTCAGTCTGTTGTGTGTTGGCGCAACGCTTTCGGTTTTCGACAAGATCAATCGCACCCTGCGTTGGTTCCTATTGATGTTATTCATTGTCGCTGTAGGGGCTTCCGGCTCGAAGTCAGCGGTGATTATCCTCGTGGGTGGATTTGCGCTTTGCACCTTATTCACACTCAGTGCAATCAAGGATCCGTTTCTGCGCGTCGCAATCGTCTGTTTCGGGTTTGCCGCGGGTGTGGCTGGCATATGGGGGATCGAGTGGCTGCACAGTGCAGCAACCGGCTCAGAGTTCGGTCAGCAGACGGCACAGACGTCAACGTATCGGGCGCTATTGCTCCAGATCGCCGCAAAGGCCTTCTTTCAGCATCCGATCCTTGGTCTGGGATTTGGTGGTTGGGGCAAAGTCATGGAGCAGTACGCCTTTTTGTTTGGCGTTGAGGACTATTGGCCTCCGCACAACGGAGTCGTGCTCGCATGGACCGAGAGCGGTGTGGTTGGCGCTGTCGCGCTCGTATCGGCCTGTTTGATCGCCATGGCTCGGCTCGTAAAGGGCATGACGAAATCCGACTCTAGGCTTCGTGCCACAGGCGCCTTTTTCGCACTGTTCTGTACTTTTGTGATGTCGCTGGGCGACACATTCCCGTTGATCGGCTCCCAAAACGCCGCAGTACCGCTTGGCGTTGTTGTGGCATGGGGCCTTTTTTCCGCAAACCGCGATTCAAGCCGCTGA
- a CDS encoding glycosyltransferase, translating to MQAVVAVSEQTLEEARPYLRADALQFVIHNGINLSRYHPLDDATRTANRQALGVAERFVMLFVGHEFERKRLDLVLEAIAALPPTVCLWVIGGRGSSSAQYADLARRLGVAERVQFLGTVNDAERYYQAADVFVLPSDYETWGLVVMEAMACGTPVLMTPVGCAPHVVRDGETGYLVDYHAQSIVEKVSVLLSDGARYAAMRRAARLAAEPYGWSGVARKYLDVVAAVRERMHGA from the coding sequence GTGCAGGCCGTCGTTGCGGTTTCAGAACAGACACTAGAGGAGGCGCGCCCATACCTGCGAGCTGACGCGCTGCAATTCGTCATCCACAACGGCATCAATCTGTCGCGCTATCACCCGCTGGACGACGCAACACGCACCGCGAACCGCCAGGCGCTTGGCGTTGCCGAGCGTTTCGTGATGCTCTTCGTTGGGCATGAGTTCGAGAGGAAGCGGCTTGACCTCGTGCTTGAGGCAATCGCTGCTTTACCGCCAACCGTGTGCTTGTGGGTCATTGGTGGGCGTGGCAGTTCGTCAGCCCAGTATGCTGATCTGGCGCGGCGCCTTGGCGTGGCGGAGCGCGTGCAGTTTCTCGGCACCGTCAATGATGCAGAACGTTACTACCAGGCCGCCGACGTTTTCGTATTGCCGAGTGACTATGAAACCTGGGGGCTTGTCGTGATGGAGGCGATGGCCTGCGGCACGCCGGTTTTGATGACACCGGTGGGATGCGCGCCCCACGTAGTCCGCGACGGTGAAACCGGCTACCTGGTCGACTACCACGCCCAATCAATCGTCGAGAAGGTCTCTGTACTGCTATCGGACGGGGCTCGATACGCCGCAATGCGGCGAGCCGCCCGCCTTGCCGCTGAGCCGTATGGCTGGAGCGGTGTCGCACGCAAGTACCTCGACGTGGTGGCGGCGGTGCGGGAGCGGATGCATGGCGCGTAA
- the xrtB gene encoding exosortase B, with translation MQRNAVSDEKQSSATRDVLIAWAVLVAGLSALYLPTFSDLFGGIWATDQNAHGPIVLVVSFWFLIFKAREVGLPEFPDTIRGSGAGWSLLVIGLVLYVLGRSQSVYLFEVGSLILVLAGSVGLLFGLSFLKRLWFAFFFMVFMIPMPGSLVDTLTQPMKLAVSWGAEHVLYALDYPIARNGVVLSIGPYQLLVADACAGLNSLFTLEALGLLYMNVMRHESVLRNALLAALIVPISFSSNLVRVVTLSLITYHFGDDAGQGFLHTFSGMVLFITALLLIIGLDSLLRTVARIRQRRIGASS, from the coding sequence TTGCAGCGTAACGCCGTAAGCGATGAGAAGCAATCGAGCGCAACGCGAGATGTGCTGATTGCTTGGGCTGTGCTAGTTGCCGGCCTTTCCGCTCTCTACCTGCCGACCTTTTCGGATCTATTCGGGGGAATATGGGCGACAGATCAGAACGCTCATGGCCCCATCGTGTTGGTTGTTTCGTTCTGGTTTCTCATCTTCAAGGCGCGAGAAGTTGGCCTGCCTGAATTCCCCGACACTATTAGAGGCTCTGGGGCGGGGTGGTCGTTGCTTGTTATCGGGTTAGTGCTGTACGTGCTGGGCCGGTCACAGTCGGTTTATCTATTCGAGGTCGGTTCGCTAATATTGGTCTTGGCCGGTAGCGTGGGGCTTTTGTTTGGACTGAGCTTTCTCAAACGCCTCTGGTTCGCCTTCTTCTTTATGGTTTTCATGATTCCGATGCCGGGATCGCTAGTTGATACTCTGACCCAACCGATGAAGCTTGCGGTTTCATGGGGGGCCGAGCACGTTCTTTACGCACTGGACTACCCAATCGCTCGAAACGGGGTTGTTCTTAGCATTGGCCCATATCAACTCCTCGTGGCGGACGCGTGCGCTGGGCTTAATTCACTATTTACGTTAGAGGCACTGGGGCTGCTTTACATGAACGTCATGCGTCATGAATCGGTGCTCAGGAATGCACTGCTTGCTGCGCTCATCGTTCCAATCAGTTTTTCATCGAATTTGGTCCGTGTGGTGACCTTGTCGCTCATTACGTACCACTTTGGCGACGATGCGGGGCAGGGTTTCTTGCACACGTTCTCCGGGATGGTTCTCTTCATTACTGCGCTGCTTCTTATCATTGGCCTCGATTCGCTACTTCGGACAGTCGCGCGTATCCGTCAAAGACGGATCGGAGCGTCGTCATGA
- a CDS encoding glycosyltransferase encodes MQSPGLLDSHGMLHTNMNNVEPTPKAMKVGVYRLQLFKPSETFIAAQAKAMPTADPLLIGRAMFGPADPALAHWVPPDLKRARLLRFLATATPTPYLAGLRGRGLELLHAHFSIDGLYALPLARALDVPLVTTLHGFDITTSRQHFLRSGRPALVRYAMLQDRLKADGSLFICVSRFIRDAALKAGMPEHKLRVHYIGIDTSQFEATPVESRPRFVHVARLVEKKGTRYLLDAFGQVHQKHPDILLDVIGDGPLRAELEAQAVDLGISKSVRFLGVQPHDKVRSTLQGASALVLPSVTAASGDAEGLGIVLLEASATGVPVIGTYHGGIPEAVEEGKTGLLVPERDVHALALALDTLVSDASLQQRMGLAAREFARTRFDIHRQSAELEGHYTELCK; translated from the coding sequence GTGCAATCGCCCGGTTTACTTGATTCTCACGGGATGCTGCATACAAACATGAATAACGTTGAACCAACCCCGAAGGCGATGAAAGTTGGCGTATATCGCCTTCAGCTTTTCAAGCCGTCCGAGACTTTCATAGCCGCCCAGGCGAAGGCGATGCCGACCGCCGATCCGCTGCTGATCGGCCGGGCCATGTTCGGGCCTGCAGACCCGGCGCTCGCACATTGGGTCCCCCCGGACCTCAAACGCGCTCGCCTGTTGAGATTTCTGGCCACTGCAACGCCGACCCCATATCTCGCCGGCCTGCGGGGGCGGGGGCTGGAGCTATTGCACGCACATTTCTCGATTGACGGCCTCTACGCGTTGCCGCTTGCGCGCGCGCTCGATGTACCACTCGTAACGACGCTGCATGGCTTCGACATCACTACGAGCCGCCAGCACTTCCTGCGGAGTGGCCGCCCCGCGCTGGTGCGCTACGCGATGCTGCAGGACCGGCTGAAAGCAGACGGTTCGCTCTTCATATGCGTATCGCGCTTCATTCGCGATGCTGCGCTGAAGGCCGGCATGCCGGAGCACAAGCTCCGCGTGCACTACATCGGAATCGACACGTCGCAGTTCGAAGCAACGCCGGTCGAGTCTCGCCCCCGATTTGTCCATGTTGCGCGCTTGGTGGAAAAGAAAGGGACGCGTTACCTCCTAGATGCGTTCGGGCAAGTCCACCAGAAACATCCGGACATCTTGCTGGACGTCATTGGTGATGGCCCGCTGCGCGCGGAGCTCGAGGCGCAGGCAGTTGACCTCGGCATTTCGAAGAGCGTCCGGTTCCTGGGTGTTCAGCCGCACGACAAGGTCCGCAGCACGCTACAGGGCGCCAGCGCGCTGGTGCTGCCAAGCGTGACTGCGGCGTCCGGAGACGCCGAAGGGCTCGGAATCGTGCTCCTTGAGGCGTCTGCTACGGGCGTGCCCGTCATCGGTACCTATCACGGGGGCATTCCCGAGGCGGTCGAGGAGGGCAAGACCGGTCTGCTCGTTCCGGAACGTGACGTCCACGCACTCGCATTAGCGCTCGACACCCTCGTCAGCGACGCTTCGCTACAGCAACGGATGGGGCTGGCGGCCCGCGAGTTCGCGCGCACTCGATTCGACATTCATCGCCAGTCCGCCGAACTGGAAGGGCATTACACAGAGCTATGCAAATGA
- the epsI gene encoding exosortase-associated protein EpsI, B-type, whose protein sequence is MTTLKLPSIEFSRAIWIAVSCLIAAGLALVATPRSQQVSAVASLEENVPGSFRDWTLVPSSLVQTGLTPTAQRANESANATYDQVVMRTYQNGSGNKVMLSVAYSQSLRQEIKIHRPELCYVAQGFQVLSLSDARFPLYGGPTHSPITGKRMIAVSGDRMELVSYWIRVGDIFTENALQSRLHIFLKGLHGEIPDGVLVRVSQILPKGAPSEEQEKAFTSQERFLVDLIDSTPAAGNLLLVRR, encoded by the coding sequence ATGACCACGCTGAAGCTCCCGTCTATTGAGTTCAGTAGAGCGATTTGGATCGCGGTTTCGTGTTTGATCGCTGCGGGTCTTGCTCTTGTCGCGACGCCACGTTCCCAGCAGGTAAGCGCGGTTGCTAGCCTGGAGGAGAATGTGCCGGGCAGCTTCCGCGATTGGACGTTGGTGCCAAGCTCGCTGGTGCAAACCGGATTAACCCCCACCGCTCAACGAGCCAATGAGAGCGCCAATGCCACCTATGATCAGGTGGTAATGCGCACCTACCAAAACGGCTCTGGCAACAAAGTGATGCTTTCGGTCGCGTACAGCCAGAGCCTGCGGCAGGAGATAAAGATCCACCGACCAGAGCTTTGCTACGTCGCACAGGGGTTTCAGGTTCTGTCTCTCTCGGACGCTCGGTTCCCCCTTTACGGCGGCCCGACTCATTCCCCGATCACCGGAAAACGCATGATCGCTGTATCGGGCGACCGAATGGAGCTCGTCAGCTATTGGATTCGTGTTGGCGATATCTTTACGGAGAACGCGCTTCAATCTCGATTGCACATCTTTCTAAAAGGCCTGCACGGCGAGATTCCAGATGGGGTTCTTGTCCGAGTCTCGCAAATCCTTCCAAAAGGAGCGCCTAGCGAGGAGCAAGAAAAGGCCTTTACGTCGCAGGAACGTTTTCTGGTCGATCTCATTGACAGCACGCCTGCCGCCGGCAACTTACTCCTGGTGAGACGATGA